GGTGAGCGCACGTTTAAAACGGGTTTtagtgtgattttgttgttttgcagttttgtaTTCACTCTTCATGCTCGCTGTTCGGCGGTTACTGTGGATGCTCAGACTTGGTTGGTTTACCTGTGGATGCAGAGAGTCCGTTAGAGCCGTGTTATAAACGCTTTCTACAGCCGTAACTGTTTCTCATAAACCAAAAAATCTTCAAAAAACCCCTTTCAATCCGttaaagtgttgtttttttgagaGTGCTCGTGTTTGGACAGAACTGTCAGAAGTAGGTTAAGTTAACGCCAGCTGGAATGAATGGTGGCCAGCTACCAGAAAGATTCCCTGCCGGTTTCGGTGAGATTTTCTCAAAGAAATAAGATTTTGTTTCACACAGGAGACTTTTGGTAAGAAGCAGAAAGCGGATTGGTTGTTTTTCACCATACATCTCCAAATTTAAGCGGCTTGAGGCTGTTTTTGCCCCGTTTGTCTTCAGTTTCCACCCTTTGTTAAAAGCGGTTCAATCCTGTTCTGATGCAGCGTCTGTTCCTTCTCGCTCCTGATTGGCTGACGCTCGCACGTGTTCACGATGACTTCACGGTCGTGCAGAAAAAACTCTGCAACTTTTGTGTCGTTGACACCTTTGCAGTAATTTTACTGTCTTGTTTGGACTGAACGCGCAGAAAATGTGCACCGTTTTGTCATGCACATAAGTTTAAAAGGTGGAAGTCACGATTTGGCAGCGGTTACAGCCCCGTGTTCGCGCACACTGTGCGAAAAACCAACTCTGCAAAACAAAATCTCAATGGCCATCAGTGCGTTTGGCAGCATGCACATGTAAGAGCGTGTAAGAAAGAGCAGTCGTGCACAGCGGCATGCATGCCCTCCCAGTGATGGTTCTTTGTATCGATTGCTATTAGCTGTTTATTTTCAGTGGGGTTAATGATGGTTAATTTGCATGCTCAAATCCTGTACcaaatgttgtaaatggttcatctttttgcttttattctgTAATTTGCTTTCTCGCCTGATCTGTTAATGTATCTTGCAATCGAGCTCACGAAGCCGAGGTCAGGTTGTTTTTATTCGTCAGCTTCTTGTCCGAATTTAAGGTGCACCATTTGAGGTAGAACGAGAAAATTCGCACAAGAAGCTAACGAATAGGCAGTCAGCTTCAGCGTCGTGAAGTATGCATAGACTGTAATGTGTGCAATACTAACAATAAAAGGAGAACTTGAGAGTATGTCGGTTTCCTGTCTTGTTTTCGCCTGGTCCTCTTCTTTCTCACGTGTGGTTTGGGATGGGGGGGATGCTCGCAGACTCCACGCCGCAGTACACGCGCTCAGGCCGGTAGGGGCTTGTCTCTGTGAGAGCGCGAGCAGGCTCGGGTGCAGTGAATGCGTAATGAGCGAGGCGGCGCGAGCTGGTTTAGGCCGGTCTCCTCTTGCTCGAGTCTGCCTGTGATTGACAGCTCAGCGCTTGTTTACCACAGCGCTGCCTTCgccaagcagagagagagagagagagagagagtgtgtgtgtgtgtgtgtgtgtgtgtgtgtgtgtgtgtgtgtgtgtgtgagtgagagagagagagagagagagagagagagagagagagagagacgaatgCTGAGCTGGCGGAAAGGAAGCCGGTTACAGTAATTTTACACGAAACTGTAGCTTTTAGTGTGAAATTATACGTTTTTAACATTAAAGCTTTGTTGAGAAGCATACCATTTTTAGCCTTTTAAGATGAAAGTGTATGTTTTAAGCTTTACTCTGGggcatttttggtcatttttatgaGCATTCATCATGACACTAGAGACCGTAACACATTTTGAACATATATTATGGAGCATGTTGTTTTGTGGCATTTTTCATAGCCATTTAGCATAAAACTACAGACATTTAACGCTTATTCTGAAGCACATTTGAATGGGTTTTAGAGCCATCTATGTATTTCCACAGCATATCAGCAGCCCTGTTTAAAGGCCATGTACATATTTTGCACATTAAAGGTTTATTTATTGGCTTCCGTTACACTGAAATGCATTTGTCTCATTCTGTGGTCTTGTATGAGGGTTTTCTCCCATTTTGAACTAAATGAAtctaaaaaaaatgcacatatttGCCACAtaatcaacaaaaaacaaaatgtatgaaGGTATTAGCTGCCATGACTTTGAATAATCCACACACTTCAAAGGATCTAAGGGTCTTCTGACTGTTACAGTCATATGTGTAATACTTCCTTATTTTCATGTTATGTGTATGAAAATAATTATACTCATGAAATGAGACTtcttttttgtgtcattttatagCCCTTTCTCAGGTAAGGTATACACGTATTtggaatattttctttttctttcagatgATGATAACTCCGAGGAAGGTCTCACCACCATTCATTCAGGAAGACACGAGTATGCATTTAGCTTTGAGCTTCCACAGACGTGAGTGCCCTCATATGGTTTTACATCTTCACATGAAAGTGAAACAGTTCTTGACACCAGATGCTTTGAATTCTTTCTTTTAACGTGATCTTTGAAGGAATGTAATGTGATGTCTTTCGGGTTGTTCATGCCTCCTTGTCTTCTCTACGTGCAGACCTTTGGCTACCTCCTTTGAAGGGAAACATGGCAGTGTGCGCTACTGGGTGAAGGCAGAGCTGCACAGGCCCTGGCTTTTGCCCATGAAGTCCAAGAAAGAGTTCACTGTCTTCGAACACATCGACATCAACACTCCCCTCCTGCTGGTGAGCATCTGCCTCCTCATAATCACATTCCTCATGGACGTTGTCACTTTATGGTCATCTCCCTGACCTGAATCTGACAAGTTCTAACCAGTAAAGGAAATTCTGAATGCTGTATTTTTAGAAAAAGTTGTGAACATCTTGTTAACTCTAAACTTATCCAGTACAACAAATATCTACGTTATGTAGTTAGGAGAGAAAGGAATGGAAGTTGGGCCCTTAGAGTTTAAGGAGTTAATATGTCTTAGGTATTAACATTGTATCATtctgatctctgctctctcttctaCAGTCTCCCCAGGCAGGCACAAAAGACAAGACATTATGCTGCTGGTTCTGCACCTCAGGTCCAATCTCCCTAAGTGCCAAAATCGAAAGGAAGGGTTACACCCCAGGTAACATTTTTCTACTCACGATTGCCGacatttttcagcctaatgtCACTTATATCTTTGTTGTTTGCTTGCATTGATCACTTCAGCTGATTCCTGTGTTGATTCTTACAGGAGAATCCATTCAGATCTTTGCCGAGATCGAGAACTGCTCCTCTCGTATGGTCGTGCCAAAGGCTGCCATCTACCAAACGCAGACCTTTTTTGCCAAAGGGAAGATGAAGGAGATCAAGCAGCTGGTGGCCAACCTCCGAGGGGAGTCGCTGTCTTCTGGAAAGACGGAGACATGGAACGGGAAAATGTTGAAGATCCCTCCTGTGTCGCCGTCCATCCTGGACTGCAGCATCATTCGAGTGGAGTACTCACTCATGGTGAGTTCTGAACCTTCAGGCCCACctgtttcctttctttctttcctgcaGCTTGTTCGTTAACTATTTGAAAGATCTTAAGGATTGTCAGAGTTCACAACCCCAAGTttgaccattttttttctttctgaattCTATATCTGAAACCTGTTCTAACTCCTAGTTGTTTCATTAACATATCTGGTAAACCGTTGCCTTGAGGGACAACAGTTTCAGAAGCTCTGAAAGCAAGAATTCCTTTAAAGCCCCTTTGACCTATAGAGCCTTGATATCAACAGTGTCCAGTGTCCTAGGTGTTGCCATCACCTGCTGATAAGAGGATCGGCCTTAAATATCGGTCAAAATTCAGGCCAGTACATGTAATGACCTCTTAACCCTGTAAACCAATTTGACCATGCTGTACTTGTGTAATGGCAAGGCTTTCTAAAACTGACCTTCATGTCAGAGTGGTGGGGTTGTATTGAAATTACATTGAAATTGACTGACCTTACCTTTCATGCATAGGAGTGTCAGAGCTTTGATGTTATCATATGCCAGTGATTGTGTAGTGTCAGATTATTTTAACAGGCAATAAGCATCATGATTTGTATGATTGACTCATTGCCACTGTTTGTTTTCTATAGGTCTACGTTGACATTCCAGGCGCTATGAATCTATCACTCAACCTGCCTCTGGTGATTGGCACCATCCCTCTCCATCCCTTTGGCAGCCGGACATCCTCTGTCAGCAGCCAGTGCAGCATGACCATGAGCTGGCTGGGTATGAGTCTCCCAGAGAGGCCTGAAGGTGAACTCTAACTTCTGGATTTGCATGGCTCTCAACATTGCTAGAAATTGTAGACAgttcttttgcatgttttacaCTCAATTTGTCATGTTCAGAAGTCAGTTTTAGCTTCATTCCACCTTTGTCAGAGCTTTCATGTTTGTTATCATGATTACATGTTATATAGCCTTTATATAGCccttcatatgtgtaataacaAACATTAAGAGATTTGCATTTGCTTAAACACCCTTTCTATTAATGCTGACAAATACAAAGGTGGGAAATAAGTGACTCGCAGAAGTGACAGCTGCTGTGGTTGGCATGGCAACGGTTGTAACATGGTGTTCTGCACTGCTGTTTCCCCAGCTCCCCCAGCTTATGCAGAGGTGGTCACAGAAGAACAGAGACAAAGCTGCCTGGAGGTGTCCTCGGGCCGTGAGGACTTTGATGGCCCACTGTTTGCCTACATCCAAGAGTTCCGCTTCCAGCCTCCTCCTCCATACTCTGAGGTAcgtattaataatatattactTGTGAATACATTGATTGATGGCAACCAGAACTACCCGTTTTAATTCACTAAAAGTGTCATTTAAGTTTATAACATAAGCTTGTATAACACGTATGAACATCCACTGATCACAGCGCTTATCTGCTGAATGTACACTTATTCTACTAATTTGGCTATTTAACGCTATTATATAATTAAGTCTGTTGTTAGGTTTGAATTACTGTTTCTATGATTTGCttcaatgttaaataatgaCAAAAGCATAACAAAAATTTAATCCAGATCATAAAACATCTCCTTTTCTGTTTGGAACCATTTTGACTCTACAATTTCAGTAGAATTTCTCCATtgcaagtgagaaataattaatataaaatcgcaacatgcttttgttatcataGGTGATAACTGAACTAAGTTCAACATGTAATTCTGATTCCAAACAGTTTAGCATGACTGCATGCAGTCCTGAGTTCAAAAGTATGCCTGCCCTTTGAAACACTGTCGGTGCCTGGGACGTTAACTCTAGCTGCGTCTCTGTGTCCTCCCCCGTTAGATTGATCCAAATCCAGACCAAGCCAGACGGACGGAGGAGCGGAGGCCAGACACGTGTCCGTCACGTTGAGCGGCTCATGGCACCAGCCCAGAGCAGTCGGGCCCTCCAAACTctcatctttttgtttttttcccggCGACAACAAGCGCACAAGCGCCACTGTCGACGTTgggagaaaacaaacacatgcaggagaaaagacagaaaggtGCAGGAAGTCGCTGCAGCATCACTTCCTGCCTGCCCCGGGGACATGTGGTCACGATGCTCATCTGTGTCAAACCCTGTGGACAGACGTACCTGGTCGGACTGAGCCACCAGGATTTCATCAGCCTAGTTTTTGTGGTCCTCACGCTTCTTTGTGTAACTGTGGCACAAAACATGGTTCTGTAGCGTGGGGCTATCTAGAGACTcgagaagaaaaacacaaagaggaaacactatacagtacagtacaatggAGAAAAGACTACCTTCCTCCTGCCTCagttgtggattttttttttgcacatctTCTGTTTtttcgttgttgttgttgt
This sequence is a window from Pygocentrus nattereri isolate fPygNat1 chromosome 20, fPygNat1.pri, whole genome shotgun sequence. Protein-coding genes within it:
- the arrdc3a gene encoding arrestin domain-containing protein 3a, translating into MVLGKVKSFVVSYDCLNDSNVPVFSSGDCVSGRVVIEVTGEIRVKSLKIHAKGFAKVRWTESRNAGSNTAYTQNYTEEVEYLNHRDILIGHERDDDNSEEGLTTIHSGRHEYAFSFELPQTPLATSFEGKHGSVRYWVKAELHRPWLLPMKSKKEFTVFEHIDINTPLLLSPQAGTKDKTLCCWFCTSGPISLSAKIERKGYTPGESIQIFAEIENCSSRMVVPKAAIYQTQTFFAKGKMKEIKQLVANLRGESLSSGKTETWNGKMLKIPPVSPSILDCSIIRVEYSLMVYVDIPGAMNLSLNLPLVIGTIPLHPFGSRTSSVSSQCSMTMSWLGMSLPERPEAPPAYAEVVTEEQRQSCLEVSSGREDFDGPLFAYIQEFRFQPPPPYSEIDPNPDQARRTEERRPDTCPSR